Proteins from a single region of Sus scrofa isolate TJ Tabasco breed Duroc unplaced genomic scaffold, Sscrofa11.1 Contig2345, whole genome shotgun sequence:
- the RNF122 gene encoding RING finger protein 122 isoform X2, with protein sequence MHPFQWCNGCFCGLGLVSTNKSCSMPPISFQDLPLNIYMVIFGTGIFVFMLSLIFCCYFISKLRNQAQSERYGYKEVVLKGDAKKLQLYGTCAVCLEDFKGKDELGVLPCQHAFHRKCLVKWLEVRCVCPMCNKPIAGPSEATQSIGILLDELV encoded by the exons GGTGTTTCTGTGGCCTGGGACTGGTAAGCACCAACAAGTCCTGCTCCATGCCACCCATCAGTTTCCAAGACCTCCCTCTGAACATCTACATGGTCATCTTCGGCACAGGCATCTTTGTCTTCATGCTCAGCCTCATCTTCTGCTGCTATTTTATCAG CAAACTCCGGAACCAGGCACAGAGCGAACGGTACGGATATAAAGAG GTGGTGCTTAAAGGTGATGCCAAGAAGTTACAGTTATACGGG ACCTGTGCAGTCTGTCTGGAAGACTTCAAGGGGAAGGACGAGCTAGGTGTGCTTCCCTGCCAACACGCCTTTCACCGCAA GTGTCTGGTGAAGTGGCTGGAAGTACGCTGTGTCTGCCCCATGTGTAACAAGCCCATTGCTGGTCCCTCAGAGGCCACTCAGAGCATCGGGATTCTACTGGATGAACTGGTGTGA
- the RNF122 gene encoding RING finger protein 122 isoform X1, with the protein MHPFQWCNGCFCGLGLVSTNKSCSMPPISFQDLPLNIYMVIFGTGIFVFMLSLIFCCYFISKLRNQAQSERYGYKEVVLKGDAKKLQLYGQTCAVCLEDFKGKDELGVLPCQHAFHRKCLVKWLEVRCVCPMCNKPIAGPSEATQSIGILLDELV; encoded by the exons GGTGTTTCTGTGGCCTGGGACTGGTAAGCACCAACAAGTCCTGCTCCATGCCACCCATCAGTTTCCAAGACCTCCCTCTGAACATCTACATGGTCATCTTCGGCACAGGCATCTTTGTCTTCATGCTCAGCCTCATCTTCTGCTGCTATTTTATCAG CAAACTCCGGAACCAGGCACAGAGCGAACGGTACGGATATAAAGAG GTGGTGCTTAAAGGTGATGCCAAGAAGTTACAGTTATACGGG CAGACCTGTGCAGTCTGTCTGGAAGACTTCAAGGGGAAGGACGAGCTAGGTGTGCTTCCCTGCCAACACGCCTTTCACCGCAA GTGTCTGGTGAAGTGGCTGGAAGTACGCTGTGTCTGCCCCATGTGTAACAAGCCCATTGCTGGTCCCTCAGAGGCCACTCAGAGCATCGGGATTCTACTGGATGAACTGGTGTGA